One region of Myxococcales bacterium genomic DNA includes:
- the ftcD gene encoding glutamate formimidoyltransferase produces the protein MEKIIECVPNISEGRDLEKIKTVVEAIKRAGAKVLSFEPEATYHRTVITLVGDPDSVLAGAFACIRSACQVIDMRQHHGEHPRMGAADVVPFVPVRGVTMAECATLARKLGRRVGDQLGIPVYLYGEAARKPEYQNLADVRKGEYEGLAEKLKDRAWAPDFGPAKFVPESGAVIVGARQFLVAYNVNLASDNVALAGRIGKAIRTSGYKKGDQHVPGLFPAVKAMGFALETGGRKIAQVSMNLVDFTQTNMHVVYEKVKEMAAAEGETVTGSEIVGLVPLAALGEAGRFYGGAGLDDRAAVEEAVRRLGLGDLAPFDPDKKVLEYVIAQTE, from the coding sequence ATGGAAAAAATCATCGAGTGTGTGCCCAACATCAGCGAAGGCCGGGATCTGGAAAAAATCAAAACGGTCGTCGAGGCGATCAAACGTGCCGGCGCCAAGGTTCTGTCGTTCGAGCCCGAAGCCACTTACCACCGGACCGTCATCACGCTGGTCGGCGATCCGGACAGCGTTCTGGCCGGGGCGTTTGCCTGCATCCGGTCGGCTTGTCAGGTGATCGACATGCGGCAGCATCACGGCGAGCATCCGCGGATGGGCGCGGCCGACGTGGTGCCGTTCGTGCCGGTGCGCGGCGTCACCATGGCCGAATGCGCCACGCTGGCGCGCAAGCTGGGGCGGCGGGTCGGCGACCAACTCGGTATTCCCGTCTACCTGTACGGCGAAGCGGCGCGGAAACCGGAGTACCAGAATCTGGCCGATGTCCGCAAAGGGGAGTATGAGGGGCTCGCGGAAAAGTTGAAGGATCGCGCCTGGGCGCCGGATTTCGGGCCCGCGAAATTCGTTCCCGAATCGGGCGCGGTGATCGTCGGGGCCCGCCAATTTCTCGTGGCCTACAACGTCAATCTCGCTTCCGATAACGTGGCATTGGCCGGCCGGATCGGTAAGGCCATCCGCACTTCGGGCTATAAAAAGGGCGACCAGCACGTGCCGGGACTGTTTCCGGCGGTCAAGGCCATGGGGTTCGCGCTGGAAACCGGCGGCCGGAAAATCGCCCAGGTCAGCATGAATCTGGTCGACTTCACCCAGACCAACATGCACGTCGTCTACGAAAAAGTGAAGGAAATGGCGGCGGCGGAAGGCGAGACGGTCACCGGTTCAGAAATCGTCGGCCTAGTGCCGCTGGCCGCGCTCGGCGAAGCCGGCCGGTTTTACGGCGGCGCCGGCCTGGACGACCGCGCGGCGGTCGAGGAGGCCGTCCGGCGACTGGGTCTCGGCGACCTGGCGCCTTTCGATCCGGACAAGAAAGTGCTGGAATATGTAATTGCGCAAACCGAATGA
- a CDS encoding 30S ribosomal protein S1, with the protein MEVQKPAGAPETEMEEMSFAEMLEQSLASTGQEGEVVIGRVVGIEGDHVLVDIGYKSEGFIDLREFQDLNGQASVKVGDKVEALIEAIEDEHGVIVLSKEKADKMKVWDEIYKAYNADGVVKGKVVARVKGGLSVDIGVRAFLPGSQVDLRPVRNIDKFIGQEIECKILKFNKRRGNIVLSRRALLEKERETLRSDTLKRLQEGVQLEGIVKNITDYGAFIDLGGIDGLLHITDMSWGRINHPSELFEVGDEVRVVVLKYDEERQRVSLGYKQIQPDPWNEVLQKYHIGDKVKGKVVSLTDYGAFVELEEGVEGLIHVSEMSWVKKIKHPSKILSIGDVIEAVVLDINAEARRISLGLKQTADNPWEKIKEKYPVGTRILGKIRNITDFGVFVGIDEGIDGLIHISDISWTQRIKHPSEIFKKGQEVEAVVLNIDSENERFSLGIKQLLEDPWKLVPERFHVSDIVEGEVINITEFGAFIDLGDGIEGLIHVSELSSKKVEDPTKLFNVGDKIMVEIIKIDERERKIRLSRRTIEENREKADMAAFMQKQGSSRVRIGDLIAAAQTQQHPEDGTVEAAEAPVAEPEAPVVAEAVAEAPVVAEAVAETPVAVETPTEQPDKEESGAE; encoded by the coding sequence ATGGAAGTGCAAAAACCTGCTGGAGCGCCCGAGACCGAAATGGAAGAAATGTCGTTTGCCGAGATGTTGGAGCAGAGCCTTGCTTCGACCGGCCAGGAAGGCGAAGTGGTCATCGGCCGCGTCGTCGGGATCGAAGGCGATCACGTCCTGGTCGACATCGGCTACAAGAGCGAGGGTTTCATCGACCTGCGCGAGTTCCAGGATCTGAACGGCCAGGCCAGCGTGAAGGTCGGCGACAAGGTCGAGGCCTTGATCGAAGCGATCGAGGACGAGCACGGCGTCATCGTCTTGTCGAAGGAAAAGGCCGACAAGATGAAGGTCTGGGACGAAATCTACAAAGCCTACAACGCCGACGGCGTGGTGAAGGGCAAGGTCGTGGCCCGCGTGAAGGGCGGCTTGTCGGTGGATATCGGCGTCCGCGCCTTCCTGCCGGGCAGCCAGGTCGATCTGCGGCCGGTGCGCAACATCGACAAATTCATCGGCCAGGAAATCGAATGCAAGATTCTGAAATTCAACAAGCGCCGCGGCAACATCGTGTTGTCCCGCCGCGCCTTGCTGGAAAAAGAGCGCGAGACGTTGCGCAGCGACACCCTCAAGCGGTTGCAGGAGGGCGTGCAGCTCGAAGGCATCGTCAAGAACATCACCGATTACGGCGCCTTCATCGACCTGGGCGGCATCGACGGCCTGTTGCACATCACCGATATGAGCTGGGGCCGCATCAATCATCCGTCCGAGTTGTTTGAAGTCGGCGACGAAGTCCGCGTCGTGGTGCTCAAGTACGACGAGGAGCGGCAGCGCGTCAGCCTGGGTTACAAGCAGATTCAGCCCGATCCGTGGAACGAAGTGCTGCAGAAATACCACATCGGCGACAAGGTGAAGGGCAAGGTCGTCAGCCTCACCGATTACGGCGCGTTCGTCGAACTGGAAGAGGGCGTCGAGGGCCTGATTCACGTGTCCGAAATGAGCTGGGTCAAGAAGATCAAGCACCCCAGCAAGATCCTCTCGATCGGCGACGTCATCGAAGCCGTGGTGCTCGACATCAACGCCGAGGCGCGCCGCATCAGCCTGGGCCTGAAGCAGACCGCCGACAATCCGTGGGAAAAGATCAAGGAAAAGTACCCGGTCGGCACCCGCATCCTGGGCAAGATCCGCAACATCACCGACTTCGGCGTGTTCGTCGGCATCGACGAGGGCATCGACGGCCTGATTCACATCAGCGACATCTCCTGGACTCAACGAATCAAACATCCTTCCGAAATCTTCAAGAAGGGCCAGGAAGTCGAGGCGGTGGTGCTCAACATCGACTCCGAAAACGAGCGCTTCTCACTGGGCATCAAGCAATTGCTCGAGGATCCGTGGAAGCTGGTTCCCGAACGGTTCCACGTCAGTGACATCGTCGAAGGCGAAGTGATCAACATCACCGAATTCGGCGCCTTCATCGACCTGGGCGACGGGATCGAAGGCCTGATTCACGTGTCCGAGTTGTCCTCGAAAAAAGTGGAAGATCCGACCAAGTTGTTCAACGTGGGCGACAAGATCATGGTCGAGATCATCAAAATCGACGAACGCGAGCGGAAAATCCGCTTGTCCCGCCGGACCATCGAGGAAAACCGGGAAAAGGCCGATATGGCCGCCTTCATGCAGAAGCAGGGTTCCAGCCGGGTGCGGATCGGCGATCTGATCGCCGCCGCGCAAACCCAGCAGCACCCCGAGGACGGCACGGTCGAAGCGGCCGAAGCGCCGGTGGCCGAGCCGGAAGCTCCGGTGGTCGCCGAAGCGGTCGCCGAAGCTCCGGTCGTCGCCGAGGCGGTCGCCGAGACTCCGGTCGCGGTTGAAACCCCGACGGAACAGCCGGACAAAGAGGAATCGGGCGCGGAATAA
- a CDS encoding phosphoribosylformylglycinamidine synthase subunit PurQ — MAEIKAIVVTGNGTNCEMEMAHACRLGGFEQVDIVFIYEILSGEVNLEDYHLLCLPGGFMDGDDLGSAKASAVMWRFGVTGKNKKLADYLKHFIKAGKLILGVCNGFQLLVKLGLLPALNGGYFKQSVTLTLNDSGRFEDRWVHLAVGAKTPCVFLKGLERLYLPVRHGEGKLIVDANDVLEEIQKKNLAALRYVNAHGEATQKYPANPNGSTDAIAGLCDESGRIFGLMPHPEAFTHYTNFPHWQRYKSMPEEGQGVALFRNAFQYLQKNF, encoded by the coding sequence GTGGCGGAGATCAAAGCAATCGTCGTTACCGGCAACGGTACCAATTGCGAAATGGAGATGGCCCATGCCTGCCGGTTGGGCGGCTTCGAGCAAGTGGATATCGTGTTCATTTACGAAATCCTCAGCGGCGAGGTGAACCTCGAGGATTATCATCTGCTGTGCCTGCCCGGCGGCTTCATGGACGGCGACGACCTGGGTTCCGCCAAGGCTTCGGCGGTCATGTGGCGCTTCGGCGTCACCGGCAAAAACAAGAAACTGGCCGATTACCTCAAGCATTTCATCAAGGCCGGGAAACTGATCCTCGGCGTCTGCAACGGGTTCCAACTGCTGGTCAAACTGGGCTTGCTGCCGGCGCTGAACGGCGGCTACTTCAAGCAATCCGTCACCCTCACCCTGAACGATTCCGGCCGCTTCGAAGACCGCTGGGTGCATCTGGCCGTCGGCGCCAAGACCCCGTGCGTCTTTTTGAAGGGGCTGGAGCGGCTGTACCTGCCGGTGCGGCACGGCGAGGGCAAGCTGATTGTCGACGCGAACGACGTGCTGGAAGAAATCCAGAAAAAGAACCTGGCGGCGCTGCGCTACGTCAACGCCCACGGCGAAGCGACACAGAAATACCCGGCGAACCCGAACGGCAGCACCGATGCCATCGCGGGCCTGTGCGATGAAAGCGGCCGGATTTTCGGCCTGATGCCTCACCCCGAGGCGTTCACCCATTACACCAATTTCCCGCACTGGCAGCGCTACAAATCCATGCCCGAGGAGGGCCAGGGGGTCGCGCTGTTCCGCAACGCCTTCCAATATCTGCAAAAGAATTTTTAG
- a CDS encoding cyclodeaminase/cyclohydrolase family protein, giving the protein MSTLIEMPIRQFLSLLASEAPAPGGGSVAALAGAQAAALMAMVCRLTIGKKKYLEVEADAKNAVAELDRLAAELLALVDADTAAYNAFGAAMALPKETDEQKAARRAAMQAAAKEATQVPARTLEAALATARIIAGLYPRTNRNCLSDAGTGMQMAAAAVSGAAFNVLINLPGTGDEEFSRRQAARVAEVQRETAALAARTLDEIGRLLTAAG; this is encoded by the coding sequence ATGAGCACCTTGATTGAAATGCCGATTCGTCAATTCCTGTCCTTGCTCGCCTCCGAAGCTCCGGCGCCCGGCGGCGGCAGCGTCGCGGCCCTCGCGGGGGCGCAGGCGGCCGCGCTGATGGCGATGGTCTGCCGGCTGACGATCGGCAAGAAAAAATACCTCGAGGTCGAGGCGGACGCGAAAAACGCCGTAGCGGAACTCGACCGGCTGGCGGCGGAATTGCTGGCCCTGGTGGACGCCGATACCGCCGCCTACAACGCCTTCGGGGCGGCGATGGCCCTGCCCAAGGAGACCGACGAGCAGAAGGCCGCGCGGCGCGCCGCCATGCAGGCGGCCGCCAAGGAAGCGACCCAAGTCCCGGCGCGGACGCTCGAGGCCGCCCTGGCCACCGCCCGGATCATCGCCGGGCTCTACCCGCGCACCAACCGCAATTGCCTTTCGGACGCGGGCACCGGCATGCAGATGGCCGCGGCGGCGGTCAGCGGCGCGGCGTTCAACGTGCTGATCAATTTGCCGGGGACCGGCGACGAGGAATTCAGCCGGCGGCAGGCCGCCCGGGTCGCCGAGGTCCAACGGGAGACGGCGGCGCTGGCGGCGCGGACGCTCGACGAAATCGGGCGGCTACTGACGGCGGCGGGCTGA
- a CDS encoding tetratricopeptide repeat protein, with protein MNKTLTISLFLVLWLLPAIAGAGPEEDAARLRRLYEQGQVAEADPQLAEFLQSHPADEIACPLELSAALAVRSVYDAKTRLRQTADHCATRPEGVRALVELARLLQLAGYDRPALAVCEEFFTRYPDAEDAPAMLLLKGSLELRLPLGATAGDSFAAFLAKYPDHPAIAEALAGLAGQKIRQGDWRGAEEAYRRALATDAGALDLPQVYFHLGLAAEKLGQKDAARHYYRELTQRWSDSLFAWRAKDRLDSTLAVGERLTVGPPEATTEKYAVSVGLYATLAEAEQAAKRFSEAGMRIHLLLNGQQCELLVGEFDSEQTALVFAQELGKRYQVATRPKRLP; from the coding sequence ATGAACAAAACACTCACCATTTCGCTCTTCCTGGTTCTGTGGCTGTTGCCGGCGATCGCCGGCGCCGGACCCGAGGAAGACGCCGCGCGCCTCCGCCGGCTTTACGAACAAGGCCAGGTCGCCGAAGCCGACCCGCAGTTGGCCGAGTTTCTCCAGTCGCACCCCGCCGATGAGATCGCCTGTCCGCTGGAATTGAGCGCCGCCCTGGCCGTGCGTTCGGTCTACGACGCCAAGACGCGCTTGCGCCAGACGGCCGACCATTGCGCAACCCGGCCGGAAGGCGTGCGGGCCTTGGTCGAATTGGCCCGCCTGCTGCAATTGGCCGGTTACGACCGCCCGGCCCTCGCGGTTTGCGAGGAATTCTTCACTCGTTATCCCGACGCGGAAGACGCTCCGGCAATGCTGCTGCTCAAGGGTTCGCTCGAACTGCGCCTGCCCTTGGGCGCCACGGCCGGCGACAGTTTCGCCGCGTTTTTAGCCAAGTATCCCGACCATCCGGCGATCGCCGAGGCCCTGGCCGGACTGGCCGGCCAGAAAATCCGCCAGGGCGACTGGCGCGGCGCCGAGGAAGCCTACCGCCGGGCGTTGGCGACCGATGCCGGCGCGCTCGATCTGCCGCAGGTGTATTTCCACTTGGGGTTGGCCGCCGAAAAACTGGGACAGAAAGACGCGGCGCGCCACTATTACCGCGAGCTGACGCAACGCTGGAGCGACTCGCTCTTCGCCTGGCGGGCGAAGGATCGTCTGGACAGCACCCTGGCCGTCGGCGAACGGCTGACGGTCGGCCCGCCGGAAGCCACGACCGAAAAATATGCCGTCAGCGTCGGGTTGTACGCGACGCTGGCCGAGGCCGAGCAGGCCGCGAAACGGTTCTCCGAGGCCGGCATGCGGATTCATCTGCTGCTGAACGGCCAGCAGTGCGAATTGCTGGTCGGCGAATTCGATTCCGAGCAAACGGCGCTGGTTTTCGCGCAGGAACTCGGTAAACGTTATCAGGTGGCGACCCGGCCCAAACGCTTGCCGTAA
- a CDS encoding peptidoglycan-binding protein, with protein sequence MTDVTIEKILGLAPEVLEEAWTDPDNCHEEEIRVLQRCLVLLGFPTGDHGQPWIDGILGPATRRALKQYQEENGLEITGRFDDVTRSKLQADAAAYLLSIPEMMRFATLGQLNRVANIFPNTPAAAVQYYYREAEKRVPAELIPAFLALFCWANDGIAAPALDLPSYLAALREGHSPREARRRTLRYGFLQMTQAQLAQYPGLDIARAVHPGDLEFHFDTLATVLQNNAELRQAAELNNGEMLNALLPWLQSDSTIKGPLSLPAMLEALKAILNPPAAEPAKRE encoded by the coding sequence ATGACCGATGTCACCATCGAGAAGATTTTGGGCCTGGCTCCCGAAGTCCTGGAAGAGGCCTGGACCGACCCCGACAACTGCCACGAGGAAGAAATCCGCGTCCTGCAGCGCTGCCTGGTTTTACTCGGTTTTCCGACCGGCGACCACGGCCAGCCCTGGATCGACGGCATCCTCGGTCCCGCGACGCGCCGCGCGCTGAAGCAGTACCAGGAAGAAAACGGGCTCGAAATAACGGGCCGGTTCGACGACGTCACCCGGTCGAAATTACAGGCGGACGCGGCAGCCTATTTGCTCTCCATCCCTGAAATGATGCGGTTTGCCACCCTGGGGCAACTCAATCGCGTGGCCAATATTTTCCCGAACACGCCCGCCGCGGCGGTTCAATATTACTATCGCGAGGCGGAAAAGCGCGTTCCCGCGGAGTTGATTCCGGCTTTTCTGGCGCTGTTTTGCTGGGCCAATGACGGCATCGCCGCGCCGGCCCTGGATCTGCCGTCCTACCTGGCCGCGTTGCGCGAGGGGCATTCGCCCAGGGAAGCCCGCCGGCGGACTCTGCGGTACGGATTCCTGCAAATGACCCAGGCGCAACTGGCCCAATATCCGGGGCTGGACATCGCTCGCGCGGTCCATCCGGGCGATCTGGAATTTCATTTCGACACCCTCGCGACGGTGCTGCAAAACAATGCCGAGCTGCGGCAGGCAGCCGAATTGAATAACGGCGAAATGCTCAACGCTCTGCTGCCGTGGCTGCAATCCGATTCCACGATCAAGGGCCCCTTGAGCTTGCCCGCGATGCTGGAGGCATTGAAAGCGATCCTGAATCCGCCCGCGGCCGAACCCGCCAAGCGCGAATAA
- a CDS encoding HIT domain-containing protein, whose translation MDRLNAPWRIDYIKSEKEEGCVFCNALRAADDRRMLILHRGRQAFVIMNKYPYTNGHVMVAPYAHLGSIAEITPEVWAEIMSLAQQAVQAIETTSKPHGFNLGINVGRVAGAGVEGHLHLHIVPRWNGDVNFMTVLADCRVINQHIEETYAALAEAWPRMPSNTE comes from the coding sequence ATGGATCGCCTAAACGCTCCGTGGCGCATCGACTATATCAAGTCCGAAAAGGAAGAGGGCTGCGTTTTCTGCAACGCGCTGCGGGCCGCGGACGATCGCCGGATGCTGATTCTGCATCGCGGGCGCCAAGCCTTCGTCATCATGAACAAGTATCCTTACACCAACGGCCACGTGATGGTCGCGCCCTATGCCCACCTGGGAAGCATCGCCGAGATTACTCCCGAGGTCTGGGCGGAAATCATGAGCCTGGCGCAGCAGGCCGTGCAAGCGATCGAAACGACGAGCAAACCGCACGGTTTCAACCTGGGCATCAATGTCGGCCGGGTCGCCGGCGCGGGGGTGGAAGGCCACCTGCACCTGCACATCGTGCCGCGGTGGAACGGCGACGTGAATTTCATGACGGTGCTGGCGGATTGCCGGGTAATCAATCAACACATCGAGGAAACGTACGCGGCGCTGGCGGAAGCCTGGCCCCGAATGCCATCAAACACGGAATAG
- the sppA gene encoding signal peptide peptidase SppA, giving the protein MKKHPFLIGFVIVSLAAMAFFAVVVGVFAIVERNDELSSVSSLWKDSVGVIEVNGVIESGDVVVEQIRKFAEDDKIRALLVRIDSPGGAVAPTQEIYSELRKVSQAGKPVVASMASAAASGGYYIAAACDTIVANPGTLTGSIGVVMEFFSAEGAFDKLGLKSEVVKAGKYKDAGNLARALTSDERRMLQATIDDVHGQFIAAVAEGRKLPIEQIEAIADGRVFSGQQAQAVGLVDQLGTFYDAVDVLKEKLQVEGKLNLVYPRKPQPSFTDFLLDGIFKRLPGLLGESGQKPPTTQGFSIR; this is encoded by the coding sequence ATGAAAAAACACCCGTTTCTGATCGGCTTTGTGATCGTGAGCCTGGCGGCGATGGCTTTCTTTGCCGTCGTCGTGGGGGTGTTCGCCATCGTTGAGCGCAACGACGAGCTGTCCAGCGTTTCTTCGCTCTGGAAAGACAGCGTCGGCGTGATCGAGGTGAACGGCGTGATCGAGTCGGGCGACGTGGTGGTCGAGCAAATCCGGAAATTTGCCGAGGACGACAAGATCCGGGCTCTATTGGTGCGGATCGATTCGCCGGGCGGCGCCGTGGCGCCGACGCAGGAAATCTATAGCGAATTGCGAAAAGTGTCGCAGGCCGGCAAGCCGGTCGTCGCCTCCATGGCGTCGGCCGCGGCCTCGGGCGGTTACTACATCGCCGCGGCTTGCGACACGATCGTCGCCAATCCGGGCACGCTGACCGGTTCCATCGGCGTCGTGATGGAGTTTTTCAGCGCGGAAGGCGCGTTCGACAAACTGGGTTTGAAGAGCGAGGTGGTCAAGGCCGGCAAGTACAAAGACGCCGGCAACCTGGCCCGCGCCCTCACTTCCGACGAACGCCGGATGCTGCAGGCGACGATCGACGACGTGCATGGGCAGTTCATCGCCGCCGTCGCCGAGGGCCGCAAGCTGCCCATCGAGCAGATCGAGGCGATCGCCGACGGGCGGGTGTTTTCCGGGCAGCAGGCCCAGGCCGTCGGGCTGGTCGATCAACTGGGGACGTTCTACGACGCGGTCGACGTCCTGAAAGAGAAATTGCAGGTCGAGGGCAAACTCAATTTGGTTTATCCGCGGAAACCGCAACCGTCGTTTACGGATTTCCTGCTGGATGGGATCTTCAAACGTTTGCCGGGTTTGTTGGGCGAAAGCGGGCAAAAACCCCCAACCACACAGGGATTTTCCATTCGTTGA
- a CDS encoding integration host factor subunit beta — MTKSDLIAMVAEKISSKRKKDAEVIITTIFDRMTEALQQGDRIEIRGFGSFQLRERRPRMGRNPKTSQKVDVPAKKVPFFKAGKELKKLVDAKLQ, encoded by the coding sequence ATGACCAAGAGCGATCTGATTGCCATGGTGGCTGAAAAAATCTCCAGCAAACGAAAAAAAGACGCCGAAGTGATCATCACCACGATTTTCGACCGCATGACGGAAGCCTTGCAGCAAGGGGATCGGATCGAGATCCGCGGCTTCGGCAGTTTTCAATTACGGGAGCGTCGCCCGCGGATGGGCCGCAATCCCAAGACATCGCAAAAAGTGGATGTTCCGGCCAAAAAAGTGCCGTTTTTCAAAGCCGGCAAGGAACTGAAAAAACTCGTTGACGCGAAGCTGCAATGA
- a CDS encoding LapA family protein, with product MKRAILWAFFFVVLVLLATQAIDSNRAELTRQFAFQLSLPFVGTFEASHSLAVAAYFAICILLGAVAVMVLSLGAVIKAASQARQARRELEECQQELSRLRGCPSGDTSYQSSLSAGDEK from the coding sequence ATGAAGCGAGCGATTTTGTGGGCGTTCTTTTTTGTGGTGCTGGTTTTGTTGGCTACCCAGGCCATCGATTCCAATCGCGCGGAACTGACGCGGCAGTTTGCTTTTCAGCTTTCGTTGCCGTTCGTCGGCACGTTCGAGGCGTCGCACTCCTTGGCCGTGGCCGCCTACTTCGCGATTTGCATTTTGCTGGGCGCGGTCGCCGTGATGGTGCTTTCCCTGGGCGCGGTGATCAAGGCCGCCAGCCAGGCCCGGCAGGCCCGGCGCGAACTGGAGGAATGCCAGCAGGAATTGTCGCGCCTGCGCGGCTGCCCGAGCGGCGACACGAGTTATCAGTCGTCCCTTTCGGCCGGGGACGAAAAGTAA
- a CDS encoding HAMP domain-containing histidine kinase: MAILDKKLFSGLVARINRFATLGMIAYRFLILGLIALLWSSSWGFSCFTHHSMLFVVGLIIGAGVYLSLLWFTYQWTHPVRVILVLFAWDLLNIMALIIQSGGAQSPFIFLFLFPVLFVFVYAIPYLTNLVTGGTMTAMLLVAAIDLVFPLQPITGPALVFSRALTFQFPILFALLLLALFANYSSLRRQGGLRTVVASLERQLEEANEELTRSFYDLEAALERSHSFERQAQTSRQQLMRSDRFNAAGKLAAGILHDLTNPLSIIISDVEMQLLRNEERPERNREVLKRVLTNAQHLSMLIDNLRLLTKQRGDLVYHPVDMRHLIMRCLSALEPERKRRGIVVDAAFDENAPKILGVESQFEQLIVNLLVNAFEASNHPGGRLLVRTRSGDGMFTVEIEDDGEGIAPEYLDKVFEPFFTTRGSINSLGLGLYSVRTIVEEHNGTVQAASDPGVFTRFTVTLPIRPFGRPPAAGLNGGNG; the protein is encoded by the coding sequence ATGGCGATATTGGATAAAAAATTGTTTTCCGGACTGGTGGCGCGGATCAACCGTTTCGCGACGCTGGGGATGATCGCGTACCGGTTCCTGATCCTCGGTCTGATCGCCTTGCTCTGGAGTTCATCCTGGGGATTTTCCTGCTTCACGCACCACAGCATGCTTTTTGTCGTCGGGCTGATCATCGGCGCCGGCGTTTACCTGTCGCTGCTTTGGTTCACCTACCAGTGGACGCACCCTGTCCGCGTCATCCTGGTTCTGTTCGCCTGGGATCTGCTCAACATCATGGCGCTCATCATTCAGAGCGGCGGCGCCCAGAGCCCGTTCATCTTTCTGTTTCTGTTCCCGGTGCTGTTCGTTTTCGTCTATGCCATTCCCTACCTGACCAATCTGGTGACCGGCGGCACGATGACCGCCATGCTGCTGGTCGCCGCGATCGATCTGGTCTTTCCCCTGCAACCGATCACCGGGCCGGCGCTCGTATTTTCCCGCGCCCTGACGTTCCAGTTCCCGATTCTGTTCGCGTTGCTGCTGTTGGCGCTGTTCGCCAATTACAGCAGCCTGCGCCGGCAGGGCGGACTGCGCACCGTCGTCGCTTCGTTGGAGCGGCAACTGGAGGAAGCCAACGAGGAACTGACGCGCAGCTTCTACGACCTGGAAGCGGCCCTCGAGCGTTCGCATTCGTTCGAGCGGCAGGCGCAGACTTCACGCCAACAATTGATGCGGTCCGACCGGTTCAACGCCGCCGGCAAGCTGGCCGCCGGTATTTTGCACGATCTGACCAATCCGCTGTCGATCATCATCAGCGACGTCGAAATGCAGCTTTTGCGCAACGAGGAACGTCCCGAGCGAAACCGCGAGGTGCTCAAGCGCGTGCTGACCAACGCCCAGCACCTGAGCATGCTGATCGACAACCTGCGCCTGCTGACCAAGCAACGCGGCGATCTGGTCTATCACCCGGTCGATATGCGGCACCTCATCATGCGCTGCCTGTCGGCGCTCGAACCGGAACGCAAGCGGCGCGGCATCGTGGTGGACGCGGCCTTCGACGAGAACGCGCCGAAAATCCTCGGCGTCGAAAGCCAGTTCGAGCAACTGATCGTCAACCTGCTGGTCAACGCCTTCGAGGCGAGCAATCACCCCGGCGGGCGCCTGCTGGTGCGCACCCGTTCGGGCGACGGCATGTTCACCGTGGAAATCGAGGACGACGGCGAGGGCATCGCGCCCGAATACCTCGACAAGGTTTTTGAGCCGTTCTTCACGACGCGCGGCTCGATCAACAGCCTGGGCCTCGGTTTGTACTCGGTCCGGACGATCGTCGAGGAACATAACGGCACCGTGCAAGCGGCCAGCGATCCCGGTGTCTTCACGCGGTTCACGGTGACCCTGCCGATCCGCCCTTTCGGCCGGCCGCCGGCTGCCGGTTTGAACGGCGGTAACGGATAA
- a CDS encoding YfcE family phosphodiesterase, which translates to MSEAAWDGKPIRIGVLADTHCNGNDDPEPIRRLLTGPFAGIRMILHAGDLVDYDWLTQIAMPDIELLAVAGNCDEPGDPRLPAKRIVEFGGFRVGLMHGWGAPAGITQRLAGAFEGEAVAAVVFGHTHQPFLATESGITYFNPGSPTEPRLATAGVGLLTVTPGRLRWQHIQQKPWW; encoded by the coding sequence ATGAGTGAAGCGGCGTGGGACGGCAAACCGATCCGCATCGGTGTTCTGGCCGACACGCACTGCAACGGCAACGATGACCCCGAACCGATTCGCCGCCTGCTGACCGGGCCGTTCGCCGGCATTCGCATGATTCTGCATGCCGGCGACCTCGTCGATTACGACTGGTTGACGCAAATCGCCATGCCCGATATCGAGTTGCTGGCTGTCGCCGGCAATTGCGACGAACCCGGGGATCCGCGGCTGCCGGCGAAAAGGATCGTGGAATTCGGCGGTTTTCGCGTCGGTTTGATGCATGGTTGGGGGGCGCCCGCCGGAATTACTCAGCGGTTGGCCGGCGCTTTTGAAGGGGAAGCGGTCGCCGCCGTCGTTTTCGGTCATACCCATCAACCCTTCCTTGCAACCGAGAGCGGAATCACCTACTTTAACCCCGGATCACCGACCGAGCCGCGCCTGGCGACGGCCGGCGTCGGCCTGCTGACCGTGACGCCGGGCCGCCTGCGGTGGCAGCACATTCAACAGAAACCCTGGTGGTGA